A portion of the Archocentrus centrarchus isolate MPI-CPG fArcCen1 chromosome 19, fArcCen1, whole genome shotgun sequence genome contains these proteins:
- the LOC115798867 gene encoding chromobox protein homolog 2-like, producing MEGVTVGQVFDAECILSKRPRKGKFEYLVKWRGWSSKHNSWEPEENILDPRLLAAFHKREQERELLFQKKGKRPRGRPRKIQPVPTVTKDNRSSSSSSSGLLSSASSSSSEDEEHTKKVKTGPRVHPVPQKRPQIMLAKPDPPRKKKRGRKPLHPDLRALKQAKSHPPPPPPAPRHHQISRDEPRPSVKKPLQPASFTYTGLSRASRDEASSASQTSSTSFSQASKPGSLSCIWTNRSLSGSSPSSGSSSHNRATPSSQSKNSLSELKRSIPEAVRGDGFKATPLKQGGTSGSLGLHSSFGGGSAVRRSPLGQRRQEGAGGQSTLVTHKQLNSSLSKPSSSASPLPRDRASQALSLRALNLQSVSKPPSSIGLQGSNTSGAAVARASLRSSGSSMVIKGGSGSTKDTRAGATEQGRVKEKLAGGGAARGNGGGRQDERKLGLGSQNRNLNELSTGDSDETSSSESEPEDTLFPSSSRPSLGNNATDSDTETDWRPARSLLEHVFVTDVTANFITVTVKESPTSVGFFSSRNH from the exons ATGGAGGGGGTCACCGTCGGCCAGGTGTTTGACGCGGAGTGCATCCTCAGCAAGCGGCCCAGGAAG GGAAAGTTCGAGTATCTGGTGAAGTGGAGAGGATGGTCCTCCAA GCACAACAGCTGGGAGCCCGAGGAGAACATCCTGGACCCGCGGCTGCTGGCAGCGTTTCATAAGAG GGAGCAGGAGCGGGAGCTTCTGTTTCAGAAGAAGGGAAAGCGGCCGAGAGGTCGACCACGAAAGATTCAG CCGGTGCCAACCGTCACGAAGGACAACcgctcctcatcctcctcttcctccggCCTGTTGTCATccgcctcctcttcttcctcggAGGATGAAGAACACACAAAGAAGGTGAAGACTGGCCCTCGTGTCCACCCTGTTCCTCAGAAGAGGCCTCAGATCATGCTGGCCAAACCCGACCCCCCACGAAAGAAGAAGCGAGGGAGGAAGCCGCTGCACCCTGACCTGAGGGCTCTAAAGCAGGCGAAGagccaccctcctcctcctccacctgctccacgcCACCACCAGATATCCAGAGACGAGCCACGGCCTAGCGTGAAGAAGCCGCTGCAGCCGGCCAGCTTCACCTACACCGGCCTGAGCAGGGCCTCCAGGGACGAGGCCAGCTCCGCCTCCCagacctcctccacctccttctCCCAGGCCTCCAAACCCGGGTCACTCAGCTGCATTTGGACCAATCGCTCACTGTCAGGCTCCTCGCCATCATCTGGCTCCTCCTCCCACAACAGAGCCACTCCCTCCTCACAGAGTAAGAACTCTCTGTCAGAGCTGAAGCGCTCCATCCCAGAGGCGGTCAGAGGAGACGGCTTTAAGGCGACGCCTCTGAAACAGGGCGGCACCTCGGGCTCGCTGGGATTGCACAGCAGCTTCGGGGGAGGTTCAGCCGTCCGGCGCTCCCCGCTGGGCCAGAGGAGGCAGGAAGGTGCCGGCGGTCAGAGCACGTTGGTTACACACAAGCAGCTGAACTCGAGTCTGTCCAAACCGTCATCATCGGCATCGCCGTTGCCTCGAGACCGAGCCAGCCAGGCACTGAGCCTCCGAGCACTCAACCTGCAAAGCGTCAGCAAACCACCATCCAGTATCGGCCTTCAGGGAAGCAACACGAGCGGCGCCGCAGTGGCGAGGGCGAGCCTGCGGAGCAGCGGCAGCAGTATGGTTATAAAAGGGGGATCGGGGAGCACCAAAGATACTCGCGCTGGAGCTACAGAGCAGGGCAGGGTAAAGGAGAAGCTGGCAGGAGGTGGCGCTGCTCGCGGGAACGGCGGTGGGCGGCAGGATGAGCGCAAACTTGGGCTCGGTTCTCAGAACAGGAACCTGAACGAGCTCAGCACCGGCGACTCCGACGAGACCAGCAGCAGCGAGTCGGAGCCTGAAGACACCCTGtttcccagcagcagcagacccaGCCTGGGCAACAATGCCACCGACTCAGACACGGAGACGGACTGGAGGCCGGCACGGAGCCTCCTGGAGCACGTCTTCGTCACCGACGTCACAGCCAACTTCATCACGGTGACGGTGAAGGAGTCGCCGACCAGTGTGGGGTTCTTCAGTTCTCGGAATCACTGA
- the nog3 gene encoding noggin-3, giving the protein MENCYLLAVLVLVLPLGFRIEEGMCQPNNLLRPIPSDSLPVPVLCEDPDPVLEPKEKDLNETELRSFLGSQFDPHFMSVSPPEEKHAGQEDVGDADLWQKLPVTIPKEIRALDFEVPHAKKQKPSKKQRKRLHQWLWSYTFCPVVYAWSDLGTRFWPRYMKVGSCSNKRSCSVPEGMLCKPAKAAHFTILRWHCQQKKGVLKCSWIRIQYPVISECKCSCPN; this is encoded by the coding sequence ATGGAAAACTGTTACCTCCTGGCTGTGCTTGTGCTCGTCCTCCCTCTGGGCTTCAGGATCGAGGAGGGCATGTGCCAACCCAACAACCTCCTCCGCCCCATCCCCAGCGACAGTCTGCCCGTACCGGTCCTGTGCGAGGACCCGGACCCGGTGCTGGAGCCGAAGGAGAAGGACCTGAACGAGACGGAGCTCAGGAGTTTTCTCGGCAGCCAGTTCGACCCGCATTTCATGTCCGTGTCCCCACCGGAGGAGAAGCACGCGGGACAGGAGGACGTGGGGGACGCGGACCTGTGGCAGAAGCTTCCCGTAACGATACCCAAAGAAATCCGGGCCCTGGACTTTGAGGTCCCGCACGCCAAGAAGCAGAAGCCCAGTAAAAAACAGCGTAAGAGGCTGCATCAGTGGCTGTGGTCCTACACTTTCTGCCCGGTGGTTTACGCGTGGAGTGACCTGGGCACGCGCTTCTGGCCGCGCTATATGAAGGTGGGCAGCTGCTCCAACAAGCGGTCCTGCTCGGTCCCTGAAGGGATGCTGTGCAAACCCGCCAAAGCGGCGCACTTTACCATCCTACGGTGGCACTGCCAGCAGAAAAAGGGGGTCCTCAAGTGCTCCTGGATAAGGATCCAGTACCCGGTCATATCAGAGTGCAAGTGCTCCTGTCCGAACTGA
- the LOC115798155 gene encoding E3 ubiquitin-protein ligase TRIM21-like: MSASSNLRSEDQFLCSICLDVFTDPVSTSCGHNFCKKCITLHWDMNQSCQCPMCKKVFNIRPELHVNTFISEVVAQFRREAEQKASSSSSEQQAAKPGEVPCDVCTRTKLKALKSCLVCLLSYCETHLEPHLTASRLKRHQLMEPVENLEGRMCVKHDKPLELLCKTDQTCVCMLCPVLDHKNHEFVPLREEYEGKRAELGKIQAEIQQMILKKRLKVQEVKKSVKMSRDAADREKAEGVQVFTVLMESVERGLKELIKEIEDKQETTEKQAEGFIKDLEQEISELMRRSSEVEQLSCSEDHLHLLQSFSSLKAAPPTKDWTEGSVHPPSHEGTVVRAVAQLEETLRKHMKKKKLFEAELKRVQQYAVDVTLDPDTAHPNLILSDDGKQVYHGDVRKNLPDNPERFSYCVCVLAKQSFSSGRFYFEVQVKGKTDWDFGVATESINRKGKITLSPQNGFWTVWLRNGNKYGALIRSPLPRYLQSGPEKVGVFVDYEEGLVSFYDVDAAALIYSFTGCCFTQKLHPYFSPCRNQGGKNSAPLIICPVNQT, translated from the coding sequence ATGTCTGCTTCCAGCAATCTACGATCTGAAGATCAGTTTCTGTGCTCCATCTGTCTGGATGTGTTCACTGATCCAGTCAGCACATCATGTGGACACAACTTCTGTAAGAAATGCATCACTCTGCACTGGGACATGAATCAGAGCTGTCAGTGTCCCATGTGTAAAAAGGTGTTTAATATCAGACCTGAGCTTCATGTTAACACCTTCATCTCTGAGGTGGTTGCTCAGTTCAGACGTGAAGCTGAGCagaaagccagcagcagcagctcagagcaacAAGCTGCCAAACCAGGAGAAGTTCCCTGTGACGTCTGCACCAGAACCAAACTGAAGGCCCTgaagtcctgcctggtgtgtctaCTCTCCTACTGTGAGACTCACCTGGAGCCTCATCTGACAGCTTCACGTCTGAAAAGACACCAGCTGATGGAGCCTGTGGAGAACCTGGAAGGCAGGATGTGTGTGAAGCACGATAAACCTCTGGAGCTGTTATGTAAGACCGACCAGACATGTGTCTGCATGCTCTGCCCTGTTTTAGACCACAAGAACCACGAGTTTGTTCCTctcagagaagaatatgaaggaAAGAGGGCAGAGCTGGGGAAGATACAGGCTGAAATTCAGCAGATGATCCTGAAGAAACGACTGAAGGTTCAGGAGGTCAAGAAGTCAGTGAAGATGAGCAGagatgctgcagacagagagaaagcagaaggTGTTCAGGTCTTCACTGTTCTGATGGAGTCTGTTGAGAGAGGCCTGAAGGAGCTCATAAAGGAGATCgaagacaaacaggaaacaacagagaaacaggctgaaggtttcatcaaagatctgGAACAGGAAATCTCTGAGCTGATGAGGAGAAGCTCTGaggtggagcagctctcatgCTCCGaagaccacctccacctcctccaaagcTTCTCATCCCTGAAAGCTGCTCCACCCACCAAGGACTGGACAGAGGGCAGTGTCCATCCACCATCACATGAGGGGACTGTGGTGAGAGCTGTGGCTCAGCTGGAGGAGACACTCAGGAAacacatgaagaagaagaagctgtttgaggctgagctgaagagggTCCAGCAGTATGCAGTGGATGTGACTCTTGATCCTGATACAGCACATCCTAATCTCATCCTGTCTGATGATGGAAAACAAGTGTATCATGGTGATGTGAGGAAGAATCTTCCAGACAACCCAGAGAGATTTtcttactgtgtttgtgttttagcaAAGCAGAGTTTCTCTTCAGGCAGATTTTACTTTGAGGTTCAGGTTAAAGGAAAGACTGACTGGGATTTCGGGGTGGCCACAGAGTCCATCAACAGGAAGGGAAAAATCACACTGAGTCCTCAGAATGGTTTCTGGACTGTGTGGCTGAGAAATGGAAACAAGTACGGAGCTCTTATTAGATCTCCACTCCCCCGCTATCTTCAGTCTGGTCCTGAGAAGGTGGGGGTGTTTGTGGATTATGAGGAGGGTCTGGTCTCCTTCTATGATGtagatgctgcagctctgatctaCTCCTTTACTGGCTGCTGCTTCACTCAGAAACTCCACCCATACTTCAGTCCCTGTCGTAATCAGGGTGGTAAAAACTCTGCTCCTCTGATCATCTGTCCTGTCAATCAAACTTAG